One part of the Acidobacteriota bacterium genome encodes these proteins:
- a CDS encoding transaldolase — translation MTAHDERCGRMDLPPALADEIAGEGEDWTSTGRVGRLWERDGSVWTGNGEGQWLGWLDPPLPEGAESARLARLSAHVRREDLGDAALLGMGGSSLFPELLRRVFGRGAGLNLHVLDSTDPSQVRAFESSVDLDRVLFIVSSKSGTTLETSLFLRYFLDRLRARIGPRAAARFIAVTDAGSALDGLAASEGFGAIFHGEANIGGRYSALSYFGLVPAAVMKLDVDELLARARAMVAACGAETLADDNPGVQLGLALGLAAQSGRDKLTLDVSPQLDGLGAWIEQLVAESTGKKGRGLIPIDGEALAEPSAYGDDRLFVSLRLAAEHDDEREALLDRLAAAGHPVLRYDLRDAMDITGECFRWMFATAVAGAVMGVNPFDQPDVEASKVATRALTDRADDAAGLRGDGGPVARHAFETGELTAWVDRPYATSLRRAAGRAPTLDGLLAAHVRQLRRGDYAALLAYVELNERHRALLDGIRHDIRRATGAATTVGFGPRFLHSTGQLHKGGPESGHFLVITVREKKGGDLTIPGFRLGFAAVKDAQARGDCAVLAERRRRCLRLEIDGDVEGGLDTIATLMSAVLS, via the coding sequence ATGACAGCACACGATGAGCGATGCGGCAGGATGGACCTGCCACCGGCGCTGGCGGACGAGATTGCCGGCGAAGGCGAGGACTGGACTTCAACCGGGCGGGTTGGACGGCTGTGGGAGCGCGACGGTTCGGTCTGGACCGGAAATGGTGAAGGGCAGTGGCTCGGCTGGCTCGATCCGCCGCTGCCGGAGGGTGCCGAGTCAGCGCGACTTGCCCGCCTCTCGGCACACGTGCGGCGGGAAGACCTGGGCGATGCGGCGCTGCTTGGAATGGGAGGATCGAGTCTCTTTCCCGAGTTGCTGCGCCGCGTGTTCGGCCGGGGCGCGGGGCTCAATCTCCACGTTCTGGATTCGACGGATCCGTCGCAGGTGCGAGCGTTCGAGTCGTCGGTCGATCTCGATCGCGTGCTCTTCATCGTTTCCAGCAAGTCAGGCACCACACTTGAGACGAGTCTTTTCCTTCGGTATTTTCTCGACCGTCTCCGGGCCCGTATCGGCCCTCGCGCCGCGGCACGCTTCATTGCGGTGACCGACGCCGGTTCGGCGCTCGACGGCCTGGCCGCGTCCGAAGGGTTCGGCGCCATCTTCCATGGCGAGGCGAACATCGGTGGACGCTACTCGGCGCTCTCGTACTTCGGGCTGGTGCCGGCTGCCGTCATGAAGCTCGATGTGGACGAACTGCTGGCCCGTGCCCGTGCGATGGTCGCGGCGTGCGGCGCCGAGACTCTCGCGGACGACAATCCGGGCGTTCAGCTTGGACTGGCGCTCGGCCTTGCCGCGCAATCAGGGCGCGACAAGCTGACGCTCGACGTCTCTCCCCAGCTTGATGGTCTCGGCGCCTGGATCGAGCAGTTGGTGGCGGAATCGACCGGCAAGAAGGGCCGTGGGCTGATTCCGATCGATGGCGAGGCGCTAGCCGAGCCGTCCGCCTATGGCGACGATCGGTTGTTCGTGTCGCTCCGGCTGGCTGCCGAGCACGACGATGAACGCGAGGCGTTGCTGGACCGTCTCGCCGCGGCGGGCCACCCCGTGTTGCGCTACGACCTGCGCGATGCCATGGACATCACCGGCGAGTGTTTTCGCTGGATGTTCGCCACTGCGGTCGCTGGCGCCGTGATGGGCGTCAACCCGTTCGATCAGCCGGACGTCGAGGCGAGCAAGGTCGCGACACGGGCGTTGACCGACCGTGCAGATGACGCGGCGGGACTTCGCGGAGACGGCGGGCCGGTGGCGCGGCACGCATTCGAGACGGGCGAACTGACTGCCTGGGTCGATCGTCCGTACGCCACGTCGCTCCGGAGAGCGGCCGGCCGGGCTCCAACCTTGGACGGTTTGCTCGCGGCGCACGTGCGGCAGCTTCGCCGTGGCGACTATGCGGCGCTTCTGGCTTACGTGGAGCTGAACGAGCGGCACCGTGCTTTGCTCGACGGCATTCGCCACGACATCCGGCGTGCCACCGGCGCCGCCACGACAGTCGGTTTCGGGCCCCGCTTTCTCCATTCCACGGGACAGTTGCATAAGGGCGGGCCGGAAAGTGGACACTTCCTGGTCATCACAGTCCGCGAGAAGAAGGGTGGCGACCTGACGATTCCGGGCTTCCGGCTCGGCTTCGCTGCCGTC